Proteins encoded by one window of Lathyrus oleraceus cultivar Zhongwan6 chromosome 1, CAAS_Psat_ZW6_1.0, whole genome shotgun sequence:
- the LOC127115728 gene encoding NAC domain-containing protein 76: MMMQGSGELTVPPGFRFHPTDEELLYYYLRKKVSYEAIDLDVIREVDLNRLEPWDLKDKCRIGSGPQNEWYFFSHKDKKYPTGTRTNRATTAGFWKATGRDKAIYHTNSKRIGMRKTLVFYTGRAPHGHKTDWIMHEYRLDDDDNAEVQEDGWVVCRVFKKKNTSRSYQQEIEEEDHMINHMRSTNGGPCHQMLEQKHHHHMQQLGLYDYNNNNNTFDGTLHLPQLFSPESSALAPPPPPPTSFHNSSMDILECSQNLLRLTTTNTTSGLNLMQQQQQHQQGERLINGGDWSFLDKLLASHHHGNMDQNLRNKLCNPLHNQQAATADVGSTSAQKFPFHYLGCEPHPHDIMKFSK, from the exons ATGATGATGCAAGGAAGTGGAGAATTAACAGTTCCTCCAGGGTTCAGGTTCCACCCCACTGATGAAGAGCTTCTTTACTATTACCTGAGGAAGAAAGTTTCTTACGAAGCTATTGATCTTGATGTTATCAGAGAAGTTGACCTAAACAGACTTGAGCCTTGGGACCTTAAAG ATAAGTGTAGGATTGGATCAGGGCCGCAGAATGAGTGGTATTTCTTCAGCCACAAGGACAAGAAATACCCAACAGGAACAAGAACAAATAGAGCAACTACAGCTGGGTTTTGGAAAGCAACTGGAAGAGACAAAGCCATATATCACACAAATTCCAAAAGGATTGGTATGAGGAAAACCCTAGTCTTCTACACTGGACGTGCTCCTCATGGCCACAAAACTGACTGGATCATGCATGAGTACCGTCTTGACGACGATGATAACGCAGAAGTTCAG gAAGATGGTTGGGTTGTATGTAGGGTTTTCAAAAAGAAAAACACAAGCAGAAGTTACCAACAAGAAATTGAAGAAGAAGATCACATGATTAACCACATGAGATCAACAAATGGAGGTCCATGCCACCAGATGCTAGAGCAAAAACATCATCATCACATGCAACAATTAGGACTATATGAttacaacaataacaataacacCTTTGATGGTACACTTCATCTACCACAGTTATTCAGTCCAGAATCATCAGCTCTAgcaccaccaccaccaccaccaacTTCCTTTCACAATTCATCCATGGACATCCTTGAATGCTCTCAAAACTTGTTGAGGCTCACAACAACAAATACTACCTCTGGACTTAATCTCAtgcaacaacagcaacaacatcaacaagGAGAGAGGTTGATCAATGGAGGTGATTGGTCATTCTTGGATAAACTACTTGCTTCTCATCACCATGGCAATATGGATCAGAATCTCAGAAACAAGTTATGCAACCCTCTTCATAATCAGCAGGCTGCAACTGCTGATGTTGGATCAACTTCAGCTCAGAAATTTCCATTTCATTACCTTGGTTGTGAGCCTCATCCTCATGATATTATGAAATTTTCAAAGTAA